One window of the Thamnophis elegans isolate rThaEle1 chromosome 6, rThaEle1.pri, whole genome shotgun sequence genome contains the following:
- the ELMOD1 gene encoding ELMO domain-containing protein 1 — MLVQVYLYFYCKCLWRCLKFVARKLTGRCELQRICYNIKPGAERTLKIETSLRNSKNKLLQNSISVHPDAIEKTVDAIIDLKKINPDVNPQLSVSLQACLLQIVGYRNLIAEVEKLRREPYDSEEGQHEEMLLKLWKCLKPDSPLEARISKQWCEIGFQGDDPKTDFRGMGLLGLYNLLYFAEHDGPAAQQILLDSLQPRYREITKEEISKYSKTEWEKKKFDKAIGYSFAIVGINITELAYNLLVSGALKTHFYNVAPEAPTLPHFQQTFCYLMHEFHKFWIEEDPLDIMEFNRVREKFHKRIIRQLQNPNMALCPHFAASESLINL; from the exons ATGCTTGTCCAGGTATACCTGTACTTCTATTGCAAATGCTTATGGCGCTGCCTGAAATTTGTGGCGCGGAAACTGACCGGACGCTGTGAACTGCAAAGGATCTGCTATAATATCAAGCCTGGAGCCGAAAGAACCTTGAAAATTG aGACATCATTGAGGAATTCAAAAAACAAG TTGCTCCAAAATTCCATTAGTGTTCATCCAGATGCAATTGAAAAAACGGTAGATGCCATCATAGACTTGAAAAAGATTAATCCAGATGTAAATCCACA GCTTAGTGTATCTCTGCAGGCCTGCCTTTTGCAGATTGTCGGCTACAGAAATCTGATTGCAGAGGTGGAAAAGCTGCGTCGAGAGCCGTATGACTCTGAAGAGGGTCAGCATGAAGAAATGCTTCTGAAG CTGTGGAAATGCTTGAAACCTGATTCTCCTTTGGAAGCTCGGATTTCCAAGCAGTGGTGTGAAATTGGTTTCCAAGGTGATGATCCTAAAACAGATTTTAGAGGAATGGGGCTCCTGGGGTTGTATAACTTGCT aTACTTTGCTGAGCATGATGGACCTGCAGCTCAGCAAATTCTCTTAGACTCTCTGCAGCCCAGATATAG GGAAATCACTAAAGAGGAAATAAG CAAATATAGCAAGACTGAGTGGGAGAAGAAAAAGTTTGATAAAGCTATTGG ATATTCCTTTGCTATTGTTGGCATCAACATAACAGAACTTGCATACAACCTGCTCGTGAGCGGTGCTCTGAAGACACATTTCTACAATGTTGCTCCAGAAGCGCCAACGTTACCCCATTTCCAGCAAACATTTT GCTACTTGATGCATGAATTTCATAAATTCTGGATTGAAGAGGATCCCCTGGACATAATGGAGTTCAACCGGGTGCGAGAGAAATTCCACAAACGGATTATCAGGCAGCTGCAGAATCCAAATATGGCGTTATGCCCTCACTTCGCTGCCTCGGAAAGCTTGATCAACCTGTAG